From a single Cupriavidus taiwanensis LMG 19424 genomic region:
- a CDS encoding phage tail protein, with protein MMMALGQFVFSLDTAPYQDFQQQIGWRHPANSRTGRRPARQFLGPDDETITLAGVLAPEVTGGDDSIEDLRKLGDSGEAHVLIEGTGRYYGLFVVETMQVTRTYFFQDGKARRIEFTLKLARVDDEAEALIGSGLADDAK; from the coding sequence ATGATGATGGCCCTCGGGCAATTCGTGTTCAGCCTGGACACGGCGCCCTACCAGGACTTCCAGCAGCAGATCGGCTGGCGGCATCCGGCAAACAGCCGCACCGGCCGCCGGCCGGCCCGCCAGTTCCTCGGTCCGGACGACGAGACGATCACCCTAGCCGGCGTGCTGGCGCCGGAGGTGACCGGCGGCGACGACTCGATCGAGGACCTGCGCAAGCTCGGCGACAGCGGCGAGGCCCACGTGCTCATCGAGGGCACCGGGCGGTACTACGGCCTTTTCGTGGTGGAGACCATGCAGGTCACCCGTACCTACTTCTTCCAGGACGGCAAGGCCCGACGCATCGAGTTTACTCTTAAGCTGGCCCGGGTGGACGACGAGGCCGAAGCGCTGATCGGCAGCGGCCTGGCGGACGACGCGAAATGA